DNA from Brassica napus cultivar Da-Ae chromosome C4, Da-Ae, whole genome shotgun sequence:
CTTTATAAgatggtttatatatgacttagtcattctttttcgggtcagcaaatgtgtctggcatttgattagatagctttgtaaatgtataatctttggacgtctatttcacattatttagtcagaggatcttgccaagacaatgatggtagATGCCATTCCGTTTctcttaccagcttattattttctccccctaatgttggatagtcggatccattaaactttgcaatccgtgttcttggccactaaatagatcacccatatttggctcaaggtacttcattatttgtgggagattcatatccaacatatatccccatcctcatcctcttctaaggatccatcttagacggcacatatatttgtggtggcttatccaaatatctcaagatgttatatgtctggctcatgacccgtaataaatttgagatgggaatatctatgctcacttaatagtctgatgcttattagttaagatgcatgtaaatTCGTGTGTCCCCAAGCCTTGGACTGAGAGTTTGGACCTATGGGTGATGGCtaatacagatttataaaaggattcagccaagctatatatagtatggacatgtgcggatttgtcctcactgccccctcatggacatactataatctttaagtgctttgggacatcatggcctaatgagtttctcttgtgttcatgctacacacgtgagattctatgggataactctttgtgccctttccaatatcaatttcgcatcatgttttggaccaggatggccaatccggtaataccataaagtgtataatttcgtggataaaccattctggttaccatgactattgcctctatcatactgatcttggcatagtctagatcaatagagaatgcatgtatggTTTTTAGGATTCATTATGGcattgggcgattttatacatacacctgaaggaactctttgttttcttcgctcattgtttcaatatggaaaacattcattcttatatctctatataatctCAATGGTTTTTTctgggtgaatataaagcaTCTAAATGCTTGCCCTTATACATATCTGGTCATAGCCCTTAATGTGTACCATACCCGCAAATCATATTGgcgttttcaaaaaaatcatccattccttttattaagttttaataaaacaagttcatagaaatgaaaaacatagaaatgaaaaacatcaaaacaaagaacatagaaatttagattacaaattttgaaatcaatcttcagttttttttttaagacaatctgaagtttcataatccataagattgtccttctcatgattgaagtcattttcatcatcttggtaagtcatatgggcttcaggattcttccctttcaagctctcttgatagaggtcaactagatgcttgggagtcctacaagtcttagcccaatgattgctcaTTCCACATCTATAGCACACATATTTCTCTGATTTAGTCGAGTGTTGGGGTTGGAATGAAGATCCACGGCCACGACCATGGCCTCGTCCAAATGAGCCACGGTCCCGtccatggtctcgaccatttCCTCGCCCACGACCAAAGGATCTTCGACCGCGGCCACGTCCGTTCGATTTGTCTCGTCCACGGCCATGCTGGTCGTTTCCTTGGACGTGGTTGGACTCTTTATTGTCCTCTGTAGCGTGTGCATCAGGTAATGGAGCTGATCCAAGTGGTCTCATCTGACTGTTTCTCATTAGTAATttattgttctgctcagcgagcaagagacaagaaataagattagcataggttttgaaacctttctctcggtactgttgttgtaacagcactttgcttgcatggaaagtggaaaaagttttctcaagcatatcctgttcCGTAATtctttcaccacacagtttcattttagaaacaatcttaaatagtgcagagttatattcgtccaaagacttatagtcttggatcctcagattcgtccaatcaaaccgagcttttggtaagatcaccgttctctggtgatcatatctcgatttcaattcattccaaagatctagtagattctcaatggttaggtattgatccttgagactctcagctagatgatgatgaatgatcaagatggctctgtaacgatccttttcattggcattattgttctcggtgatacactcaccgagtcccttggatttcaggatgatcttagcatcgagcACCCACTGAAGGTAATTGTCTACAGATAGATTTAGGCAGCGaaatcaaggttgttgattttcgacatctgaagttatagatttatatttttagatcttttaggaatagtttttaatgtttaaacgattagggttttatgttcaaacaatcaaacaagcctccacagccaagatctatgcctcacggccaatgagcaagccgcacggccatggatgcaaactagttcgtttttatgcatttagtttgtcatgtaattgcaatcctaacatggtttgtttctatcagttcatgatgcaatcaaaacaagaaaacctatcggccaagcaaagatcaagccacacgactatttgattcaattcaacaccattcctagaataagttctaagtgtaattgcaatcaatcaatgtgattaagttagggtatgaatgcaacaaggccatACGACCACGAGTATGATCAAGTCTAGAACagtttaacctaatatgtagtttcagattttgattttaaaataatctaaactaggtcattagggttttagtttaaacaagtcaaacaatcagattcgagtttgaacaatcctaacaatagttctaggtgatcaaatcaaccaatcaatgttcaatttcaaacaatcaaaatcgattttcagaattagggttttagggtttcgattttattaacaagcaatttcaatttcaggatgatcaaattcaatctcaatcaatcattcaatcagttttaattaatcaatagtttttgaattagggtttagggatttcaaaaatttgatcttagatcaaagggatttgatttgagattcaaaacctctAAGGTTTTGATtataattgatcaatggatcaatctcgatttttagagtttggggatcgaacttatagagcttcgatttactcgcttagggattgatctattatcaTATGACTTTCatcttagagattatattttagttcattctttacaatcaaccaaattcgattcattatgttcttagaatttgaaatacctttagtttagttgtttgtagaaaccggaccaccaagaatgaacctcgagcttagacacgatcgggacgcgagctggctgggacgcgagctggctggGACGCGAGCTGGCCTGGAACACGAATGGATTGAGGTTGGAGACGCGAGCTGCTTCTATCGGATCGCGAGCTGTCCTTGATGTAGGATGGAGCTGTgttcgtctaggatcaggaacaccttGGGGCTGGATCTGATCAGGTGGACACGAGCTGTAACGAAGTCGCGaacggattagggttcgtcggtatcgtcgggttcggattagggttccaaagcaaatcggcACGTACTGTATCTGTGCGTGAGGGCGCGTCAGTGGTCAGATCGACAAGAGGTTTGCACTGACTGATTCGTCTCGGTCagggcttcgatttgatatcttgatcgttttctgggtcTTCACGGTTTGGAAGAACGACCTCTTCGAAGTTTCGAGGcagattccttttcatttagggttttagggttttagcgatttggttttaggctcagggtgttagaggctatcgtgctgataacgtgttgtaaacttAAAGATTTAGAATTGTAAGtatctgtatattattaatgaataagtgttccctttatataagggttataagagagataaatggaaatacaataataggaaaaattacaaatcataaacataaacgaattagAAAATTGGCAAGTTGTAGCtggctctctctcctctccaagtctcgcagccgcctctctctctctaggattGGACCGTCTCTCTTTCTAagtgtatgggccggttatggaccgggccgatTTTGTACATcgaccaattgatttataacacccctaaatttttaatcaaatataacTTAGATCCGTAGCCAAACAGTCGAATACGTGTTCTGCTATTAACCACTGCATATGGAAATCTAAATACAAGCTTCAAGAACAGGTAAAGAACAAACACACATATCAACTCAAAATCTAGCTATATAATCTATCATAATCTCAGGTTAAAACACTAGGTTGGATGGAACTAGAATGGTTCACATCACCACGGCAAACACAATTCCAAAGATGATCCCGACCACACCACCAGCTCCAATTCCGCTTCTGAAACCAATTGACATTGTTGCTATCTCGCTTTGCTGTGCTTTTTCAGAAGCTCCTTGAACCTTTGCAGACACTGGGAGAGGTGAGCAGCCGGATTCAGCGCAAGGCTCTAAAGTTGCATCCTGGTTTTGTGGTTTCGCGTGAAAGAAGTCAAATGCAGAAGGTGAAAACGCCACTGGGGTCTCATAAGCCAACCCGTGAGGAGCTCGGTCTTGCGCTAAGGCTCTGTTTGTGATGATTagagaagagaggaagaaaacGAGGCAAGTCTTTGTATTCATTTTTCTCACTCAGCTTCAatttgtttgataagaatgagaAAAGGCTTATAAGTCGTTGAGCAGGTGGGGGATAGTTTGGTGTGTTTGTTGAGACTTTGATATAAGGTTTGGTATTTATAAGGTGATTGTGAAATGAAGTGGTTGTTGCTTGGGATTAGTTTTGG
Protein-coding regions in this window:
- the LOC106356623 gene encoding uncharacterized protein LOC106356623, yielding MNTKTCLVFFLSSLIITNRALAQDRAPHGLAYETPVAFSPSAFDFFHAKPQNQDATLEPCAESGCSPLPVSAKVQGASEKAQQSEIATMSIGFRSGIGAGGVVGIIFGIVFAVVM